The following are encoded together in the Streptomyces sp. NBC_00341 genome:
- a CDS encoding serine hydrolase domain-containing protein, translating to MFAFRRCRRGRLVLTGSAAVLLAVSTGLTAAASEQRAAPLQHADPLQRAGPLQPADPLQREVDAVHASGAVGAMAEVTSPGAHGTARAGTAASGTGKPMPQDGRFRIGSATKTFTATVVLQLVGEGRMSLEDTVERWLPGVVRGNGNDGSQVTVRQLLQHTSGIPDVLPEIAALHSAAGYRAERFRTYTPEELVGLAMRDSRKFPPGRDWSYSNTNYVLAAMIVREVTGHSWAHELNDRIIRPLGLRGTSTPGPSPFIPGPHARSYASYDTDTDTGTGTGTGTGTGTGTGTGTGTGTDVTVLNPSMGIGSGSVISTTHDLNRFYAALLGGRLLAPAQLDEMTTTVDAPELGVRYGLGLGELPLPCGGSYFGHPGELLGYHTWSGVTRDGTRTAVVYVTSDGGPHTQRAMSTLVEKELCRTGS from the coding sequence CCGCCCCGCTCCAGCATGCCGACCCGCTCCAGCGCGCCGGCCCGCTCCAACCGGCCGATCCCCTCCAGCGGGAGGTGGACGCGGTCCACGCCTCCGGGGCCGTTGGCGCGATGGCCGAGGTGACGTCACCGGGCGCACACGGCACCGCGCGTGCCGGGACGGCCGCGTCGGGGACCGGGAAGCCGATGCCGCAGGACGGCAGGTTCCGGATCGGCAGCGCCACCAAGACCTTCACGGCCACGGTCGTACTGCAACTCGTCGGCGAGGGGCGGATGTCGCTGGAGGACACCGTCGAGCGCTGGCTGCCGGGCGTGGTGCGGGGCAACGGCAACGACGGCAGCCAGGTCACCGTGCGGCAGCTGCTGCAGCACACCAGCGGCATCCCCGACGTGCTGCCGGAGATAGCGGCGTTGCACAGTGCGGCCGGTTACCGGGCCGAGCGGTTCCGCACCTACACGCCGGAGGAGTTGGTCGGGCTGGCCATGCGGGATTCGCGCAAGTTCCCACCCGGCAGGGACTGGTCGTACTCCAACACCAACTACGTGCTCGCCGCGATGATCGTCCGTGAGGTGACGGGCCACAGCTGGGCGCACGAGCTGAACGACCGCATCATCCGTCCGCTGGGCCTCAGGGGCACCAGTACGCCCGGCCCGTCCCCCTTCATCCCCGGACCGCACGCCCGGAGCTACGCCTCGTACGACACCGACACCGACACCGGCACCGGCACCGGCACCGGCACCGGCACCGGCACCGGCACCGGCACCGGCACCGGCACCGGCACTGATGTCACGGTGCTCAATCCGAGCATGGGCATCGGCTCCGGTTCGGTCATCAGCACCACTCACGACCTGAACCGGTTCTACGCCGCGCTGCTCGGCGGCCGTCTGCTGGCTCCGGCGCAGCTCGACGAGATGACGACCACCGTGGACGCGCCCGAGCTGGGTGTGCGGTACGGGCTCGGCCTGGGCGAGCTCCCGCTGCCCTGCGGCGGCAGCTACTTCGGGCACCCGGGCGAACTGCTCGGCTACCACACCTGGAGCGGCGTCACCCGGGACGGCACCCGGACCGCCGTCGTGTACGTCACCAGTGACGGCGGCCCGCACACGCAGCGGGCCATGAGCACCCTGGTGGAGAAGGAGCTGTGCCGGACCGGGTCCTGA